From the genome of Rathayibacter sp. VKM Ac-2759, one region includes:
- a CDS encoding carbohydrate ABC transporter permease, translated as MSVTPTPIQVPVDRTTERRLLRGESRIEAASGKVKKATTSRGATIAALIIAVIWTIPTLGLFISSFRPANDIKTTGWWTVFANPGFTLDNYVNALNSGDSLTLGKAFVNSLVITLPAALIPITIASLAAYAFAWIDFKGRNTLFVLVFSLQIVPIQMALVPLLQLFSDGLRIGNLYILPGLGVNGLDGSYAKVWIAHTIFALPLAIFMLHNFISEIPGEVIEAARVDGAGHGQIFFRIVLPLAVPAIASFGIFQFLWVWNDLLVATVFTSGQGLPITKALQDLSGSYGQSWELLTAGAFISIIVPLIVFFSLQRFFVRGLLAGATKG; from the coding sequence ATGAGCGTCACGCCCACTCCGATCCAGGTTCCGGTCGACCGCACCACCGAACGGCGCCTCCTGCGCGGGGAGTCCCGGATCGAGGCCGCCAGCGGCAAGGTCAAGAAGGCCACCACCTCGCGCGGAGCGACGATCGCGGCGCTGATCATCGCGGTCATCTGGACCATCCCGACGCTCGGCCTGTTCATCTCGTCGTTCCGGCCGGCCAACGACATCAAGACCACCGGCTGGTGGACGGTCTTCGCGAACCCCGGGTTCACGCTCGACAACTACGTCAACGCCCTCAACTCGGGCGACAGCCTGACGCTGGGCAAGGCGTTCGTGAACTCGCTCGTGATCACGCTGCCCGCGGCGCTGATCCCGATCACGATCGCGAGCCTCGCGGCGTACGCGTTCGCGTGGATCGACTTCAAGGGCCGCAACACGCTCTTCGTCCTGGTGTTCTCGCTCCAGATCGTGCCGATCCAGATGGCCCTCGTGCCGCTGCTGCAGCTGTTCTCGGACGGCCTGCGCATCGGCAACCTCTACATCCTCCCGGGGCTCGGAGTGAACGGGTTGGACGGCTCGTACGCGAAGGTGTGGATCGCGCACACGATCTTCGCGCTGCCGCTGGCGATCTTCATGCTCCACAACTTCATCTCGGAGATCCCGGGAGAGGTCATCGAGGCCGCCCGCGTCGACGGCGCCGGTCACGGGCAGATCTTCTTCCGGATCGTCCTGCCCCTCGCCGTCCCCGCGATCGCGTCGTTCGGCATCTTCCAGTTCCTCTGGGTCTGGAACGACCTGCTGGTGGCGACGGTGTTCACCTCGGGACAGGGGCTGCCGATCACCAAGGCCCTCCAGGACCTCTCGGGCTCCTACGGGCAGTCGTGGGAGCTGCTCACGGCGGGGGCGTTCATCTCGATCATCGTGCCGCTGATCGTGTTCTTCTCCCTCCAGCGGTTCTTCGTCCGCGGCCTGCTCGCGGGCGCGACGAAGGGCTGA
- a CDS encoding DUF305 domain-containing protein, translating into MTPAGSRGRLLVAAVAVVALLLGAAGGYVLGALAPFSRAATPSSTSAEAGFARDMQVHHLQGAQLALIAHERSTDDEVLTVSKDILLTQQQQSGQLFGWLTSWGLPQASPEPSMTWMGRPTLAGAADEHSSMGMGTEEGVVPSSMPGLATQDQIDELTAASGRDLDRLFLQLMIAHHRGAIDMAEALLARSRDTVATDFATSVVRAQEAEISLMEQMLADRPAV; encoded by the coding sequence ATGACGCCCGCGGGCAGCAGGGGTCGTCTCCTCGTCGCGGCCGTCGCCGTGGTGGCCCTGCTCCTCGGGGCGGCGGGCGGGTACGTCCTCGGCGCCCTCGCCCCGTTCTCGCGGGCCGCGACTCCGTCGAGCACCAGCGCGGAGGCGGGCTTCGCGCGCGACATGCAGGTCCACCACCTGCAGGGCGCCCAGCTGGCCCTGATCGCGCACGAGCGCAGCACCGATGACGAGGTGCTCACCGTCTCGAAGGACATCCTGCTCACGCAGCAGCAGCAGTCCGGCCAGCTCTTCGGCTGGCTGACGTCGTGGGGTCTCCCGCAGGCCTCCCCCGAGCCGTCTATGACGTGGATGGGCCGCCCGACCCTCGCGGGAGCCGCCGACGAGCACTCCTCGATGGGCATGGGGACGGAGGAGGGAGTCGTGCCGTCGAGCATGCCCGGTCTCGCCACCCAGGACCAGATCGACGAGCTCACGGCGGCGTCCGGTCGCGATCTCGACCGCCTCTTCCTCCAGCTGATGATCGCCCACCACCGCGGCGCGATCGACATGGCGGAGGCGCTCCTCGCCCGCAGCCGCGACACGGTCGCCACCGACTTCGCCACCTCCGTCGTCAGGGCCCAGGAGGCCGAGATCTCGCTCATGGAGCAGATGCTCGCCGACCGCCCGGCGGTCTGA
- a CDS encoding Nramp family divalent metal transporter produces the protein MTSPIAAPPRRPADAHLLRLLGPAMVAGVAYLDPGNVASNMTAGARFGYLLVWVVVLGNLMAWLIQYLSAKLGLMTGRSLPELLGERLRGRWGRRAYWLQAETVAMATDLAEVIGGAIALNLLFGLPLPVGGLVTGAVSLALLLVQTRGGAQPFERVITLLMVLIAIGFTVGVVVDPPDAGSTLAGLVPRFEGSESVLLAASILGATVMPHAIYAHSALARDRFGRVDGVGARRRILVATRIDVTVALAIAGTVNLAILLLAAHSLSGVDGTDSLEGAHAAIGAALGPVVATLFAVGLLASGLASTSVGAYAGAEIMHGLLHVRVPLVARRLVTLIPALLVLAIGFDPTRALVLSQVVLSFGIPFALVPLVILTRDRRLMGDQANRWFTTLGATLAAACLIVLNGLLLWLTFAP, from the coding sequence ATGACCTCTCCGATCGCCGCACCGCCGCGGCGTCCGGCCGATGCGCACCTCCTGCGCCTGCTCGGCCCGGCCATGGTCGCCGGAGTCGCCTACCTCGATCCGGGCAACGTCGCCAGCAATATGACGGCGGGCGCCCGCTTCGGCTATCTGCTCGTGTGGGTCGTCGTCCTCGGCAACCTGATGGCGTGGCTGATCCAGTACCTCTCGGCCAAGCTCGGCCTGATGACCGGCCGCAGCCTGCCCGAGCTGCTCGGCGAGCGCCTCCGCGGCCGCTGGGGGCGGCGGGCCTACTGGCTGCAGGCCGAGACGGTCGCGATGGCGACCGACCTCGCCGAGGTGATCGGCGGCGCGATCGCGCTCAACCTGCTCTTCGGTCTGCCGCTCCCCGTCGGCGGCCTGGTGACGGGGGCGGTGTCGCTCGCGCTCCTGCTCGTGCAGACCCGCGGAGGCGCGCAGCCCTTCGAGCGCGTCATCACGCTGCTCATGGTCCTCATCGCCATCGGCTTCACCGTCGGCGTGGTCGTCGATCCGCCCGACGCCGGCTCGACCCTCGCGGGCCTCGTCCCGCGGTTCGAGGGATCGGAGTCGGTGCTCCTCGCCGCGTCGATCCTCGGCGCGACCGTCATGCCGCACGCGATCTACGCGCACTCCGCACTCGCCCGCGACCGCTTCGGCCGCGTCGACGGCGTCGGCGCGCGCCGCCGGATCCTCGTCGCCACGCGGATCGACGTCACCGTCGCGCTCGCGATCGCGGGCACCGTGAACCTCGCGATCCTCCTCCTCGCCGCGCACTCGCTCTCGGGAGTCGACGGCACCGACAGCCTCGAGGGCGCTCACGCCGCGATCGGCGCCGCCCTCGGGCCGGTCGTCGCGACGCTCTTCGCGGTCGGCCTGCTCGCCTCCGGTCTCGCCTCGACCTCGGTCGGCGCGTACGCCGGGGCCGAGATCATGCACGGCCTGCTGCACGTGCGGGTGCCGCTGGTCGCGCGACGCCTCGTCACGCTGATCCCGGCGCTGCTCGTGCTGGCGATCGGCTTCGACCCCACGCGGGCGCTCGTGCTCAGCCAGGTCGTGCTGTCGTTCGGCATCCCGTTCGCCCTGGTGCCGCTGGTGATCCTCACCCGCGACCGCCGCCTGATGGGCGACCAGGCCAACCGCTGGTTCACCACTCTCGGCGCCACCCTCGCCGCCGCCTGCCTGATCGTGCTGAACGGCCTGCTCCTCTGGCTGACCTTCGCCCCCTGA
- a CDS encoding ABC transporter ATP-binding protein — MGDVAAGGGMRGGAVRGRISSGDPDSQRRANADAPRIDGLFGRIAELFRDHRAKLTLTVALVLVGAALTVVPPLLTQLAFDRGLFPPEGGPDFPVLLELVGIMVLVWALSAILGVWQTYLTATVGNTVMGELRIRLFRHLQAMELGFFTRTRTGVIQSRLANDVGGVASVLTNTVSSVLGNTVTVIAAVVAMLLLSWQMTIVALVLTPVLVIAQRRVGQVRARIATKTQESLSEMTAITQETLSVSGILLAKSFGRQESEVTRYADENGRQIDLQVRQQMSGQWFFAMVQIFLSVIPVIVYLVAAWLILGGTTVTAGTVVAFTTVQARLMWPLLGLMRVALDLQTAGALFARIFEYLDLRPAIADRATAHDVSGELGRVELDDVVFRYPDQTDEARPTLDHVSVSIAPGQFVAFVGPSGAGKTTISYLVPRLYDVTGGSVRFAGSDVRELRQASLVSHIGIVSQETYLFHASIADNLRYARPDATQEELEAAARSANIHDTIASFPDGYDTLVGERGYRLSGGEKQRLAIARVLLKDPAVLILDEATSALDTVSERIVQTALDDASRGRTTIAIAHRLSTVVSADVIHVVDGGRIVESGTHAELQQRGGLYASLYAQQVETAVGA, encoded by the coding sequence ATGGGTGACGTCGCGGCGGGCGGCGGGATGCGCGGCGGAGCGGTGCGCGGCAGGATCTCGAGCGGCGACCCCGACAGCCAGCGCCGCGCCAATGCCGACGCCCCGCGGATCGACGGACTGTTCGGCCGCATCGCCGAGCTGTTCCGCGACCACCGCGCCAAGCTGACCCTGACGGTCGCCCTCGTGCTGGTCGGCGCCGCGCTGACGGTGGTGCCGCCCCTCCTGACCCAGCTCGCCTTCGACCGGGGGCTGTTCCCGCCCGAGGGCGGACCGGACTTCCCCGTGCTGCTCGAGCTCGTCGGCATCATGGTGCTCGTCTGGGCGCTCTCGGCGATCCTGGGCGTCTGGCAGACCTACCTCACGGCGACCGTCGGCAACACGGTGATGGGGGAGCTGCGGATCCGGCTGTTCCGCCACCTGCAGGCGATGGAGCTCGGCTTCTTCACCCGCACCCGCACCGGAGTGATCCAGTCGCGCCTCGCGAACGACGTCGGCGGCGTGGCGAGCGTGCTGACGAACACGGTCTCGAGCGTCCTCGGCAACACGGTCACGGTGATCGCGGCCGTGGTGGCCATGCTGCTGCTCTCCTGGCAGATGACGATCGTCGCCCTGGTGCTGACCCCCGTGCTCGTGATCGCGCAGCGCCGCGTCGGCCAGGTGCGCGCGCGCATCGCCACGAAGACGCAGGAGTCGCTGTCCGAGATGACGGCGATCACGCAGGAGACGCTGAGCGTCTCGGGCATCCTCCTGGCCAAGAGCTTCGGCCGCCAGGAGTCGGAGGTGACGCGCTACGCCGACGAGAACGGCCGCCAGATCGACCTGCAGGTGCGCCAGCAGATGTCGGGCCAGTGGTTCTTCGCGATGGTGCAGATCTTCCTCTCGGTGATCCCGGTCATCGTCTACCTCGTCGCCGCGTGGCTCATCCTCGGAGGCACGACCGTCACCGCGGGCACCGTGGTCGCCTTCACCACCGTCCAGGCGCGGCTGATGTGGCCGCTGCTCGGGCTGATGCGCGTCGCGCTCGACCTGCAGACCGCCGGCGCCCTCTTCGCGCGCATCTTCGAGTACCTCGACCTGCGCCCGGCGATCGCCGACCGGGCGACCGCGCACGACGTCAGCGGCGAGCTGGGCCGGGTCGAGCTCGACGACGTCGTCTTCCGCTACCCCGACCAGACCGACGAGGCGCGCCCGACCCTCGATCACGTCTCCGTCTCGATCGCCCCGGGGCAGTTCGTCGCGTTCGTCGGCCCGTCGGGCGCGGGCAAGACGACCATCTCGTACCTGGTGCCGCGCCTCTACGACGTGACGGGCGGCTCCGTGCGGTTCGCCGGTTCCGACGTGCGCGAGCTGCGCCAGGCGTCGCTCGTGTCGCACATCGGGATCGTCAGCCAGGAGACCTACCTCTTCCACGCGTCGATCGCCGACAACCTGCGCTACGCGCGCCCCGATGCGACGCAGGAGGAGCTCGAGGCGGCGGCGCGCTCGGCCAACATCCACGACACGATCGCGTCGTTCCCGGACGGCTACGACACCCTGGTGGGCGAGCGCGGCTACCGCCTCTCGGGCGGCGAGAAGCAGAGGCTCGCGATCGCGCGGGTGCTGCTGAAGGATCCGGCGGTGCTCATCCTCGACGAGGCGACGAGCGCGCTCGACACCGTCTCGGAGCGGATCGTGCAGACCGCGCTCGACGACGCCTCCCGCGGACGCACGACGATCGCGATCGCGCACCGCCTGTCGACGGTGGTCTCGGCCGACGTGATCCACGTGGTCGACGGCGGCCGCATCGTCGAGTCGGGAACCCACGCCGAGCTGCAGCAGCGCGGCGGCCTCTACGCCTCGCTCTACGCGCAGCAGGTCGAGACGGCCGTCGGCGCCTGA
- a CDS encoding DUF3105 domain-containing protein, which translates to MPKDTMSAKNRARQEKLEAYRREQEKRKRSGRIWIWSLSALAVIAVGAIVAVTVIGNQQIVEARQIDGLQTFENDATHVAGAVDYPQTPPAGGPHNSVWMNCGVYDQPVPNENAVHDLEHGAVWATYDPSLPQSEVDALIAAMPDTYAVVSPYEGLDSPIVLSAWDAQVAIDSPDDPRIDAFVERFWQASTAPEPGAPCTGGIDAPGKQ; encoded by the coding sequence GTGCCCAAAGACACGATGTCCGCCAAGAACCGTGCCCGCCAGGAGAAGCTCGAGGCCTACCGCCGCGAGCAGGAGAAGCGCAAGCGCAGCGGCCGGATCTGGATCTGGTCGCTCTCCGCTCTCGCCGTGATCGCCGTCGGCGCCATCGTCGCCGTCACCGTGATCGGCAATCAGCAGATCGTCGAGGCGCGCCAGATCGACGGCCTGCAGACCTTCGAGAACGACGCGACCCACGTCGCCGGCGCCGTCGACTACCCGCAGACCCCGCCCGCCGGCGGCCCGCACAACTCCGTCTGGATGAACTGCGGCGTCTACGACCAGCCCGTCCCCAACGAGAACGCGGTGCACGACCTCGAGCACGGCGCCGTCTGGGCGACCTACGACCCCTCCCTCCCGCAGAGCGAGGTCGACGCGCTGATCGCGGCGATGCCCGACACCTACGCCGTCGTCTCGCCCTACGAGGGTCTCGACTCGCCGATCGTCCTCAGCGCGTGGGACGCCCAGGTCGCCATCGACTCCCCCGACGACCCCCGGATCGACGCGTTCGTCGAGCGCTTCTGGCAGGCGTCCACCGCTCCCGAGCCCGGCGCGCCCTGCACCGGGGGCATCGACGCCCCCGGCAAGCAGTGA